From one Neofelis nebulosa isolate mNeoNeb1 chromosome 4, mNeoNeb1.pri, whole genome shotgun sequence genomic stretch:
- the LOC131508413 gene encoding taste receptor type 2 member 7-like, producing the protein MASSLSAIPHLIIMSAEFITGITVNGFLVIINGKELIKSRKLTPMQLLCICIGISRFGLLMVLMVQSFFSVFFPLFYRVKIYGAAMLFFWMFFSSVSLWFATCLSVFYCLKISGFTQSYFLWLKFRISKLMPWLLLGSLVASMSIAAVCMDVGYPKNMNNNDFLKNATLKKSELKIRPINGVLLVNLALLFPLAIFVMCTFMLFISLYRHTHRMQNRSHGVRNASTEAHINALKTVITFFCFFISYFAAFMANMTFSIPYGSQCFFVVKDIMAAFPSGHSVIIILNNSKFQQPFRRLLCLKKNQ; encoded by the coding sequence ATGGCCTCCTCTTTGTCAGCGATTCCTCACCTTATCATCATGTCAGCAGAATTTATCACAGGGATTACAGTAAATGGATTTCTTGTAATCATCAACggtaaagaattgatcaaaagcAGAAAGCTAACACCAATGCAACTCCTTTGCATATGTATAGGGATATCGAGATTTGGTTTGTTGATGGTGTTAATGGTACAaagttttttctctgtgttctttccactctTTTATAGGGTAAAAATTTATGGTGCAGCAATGTTGTTCTTTTGGATGTTTTTTAGCTCTGTCAGTCTTTGGTTTGCCACCTGCCTTTCTGTGTTTTACTGCCTCAAGATATCAGGCTTCACTCAATCCTATTTTCTTTGGCTGAAATTCAGGATCTCAAAGTTAATGCCTTGGCTGCTTCTGGGAAGCCTGGTGGCCTCCATGAGCATTGCCGCTGTGTGTATGGATGTAGGTTACCCTAAAAACATGAACAATAATGATTTCCTCAAGAATGCCACGCTGAAGAAGTCTGAACTCAAGATAAGGCCAATTAATGGAGTGCTTCTTGTCAACTTGGCATTACTATTTCCACTAGCCATATTTGTGATGTGTACTTTTATGTTATTCATTTCTCTCTATAGGCACACTCATCGGATGCAAAACAGATCTCATGGTGTTAGAAATGCCAGCACAGAAGCCcatataaatgcattaaaaacagTGATAacattcttttgcttctttatttcttattttgctgCCTTCATGGCCAATATGACATTCAGTATTCCTTACGGAAGTCAGTGCTTCTTTGTGGTAAAGGACATAATGGCAGCATTTCCCTCTGGACATTCAGTTATAATCATATTGAATAATTCTAAATTCCAACAACCATTCAGGAGACTTCTCTGCCTCAAAAAGAATCAATGA